A section of the Candidatus Methylomirabilota bacterium genome encodes:
- a CDS encoding peptidyl-alpha-hydroxyglycine alpha-amidating lyase family protein, whose translation MPTSTLRYEVVEGWEQLPPGYEHRDVAGVAVDGEDRVFLICRGDHPVIVYDSAGRFLRSWGEGEFTYRTHGITVGPDGTIYCSDDGNHTVRKFTRDGKLLMTLGTMNTPSDTGYDGKDTRTARRPGGPFNRPTNLAVGPKGDLYVSDGYGNCRVHQFSPSGELKRSWGVPGQGPGEFFLPHGVAVAADGRVFVCDRENDRIQIFSPDGEYLAEWTDTRRPTHLVFDGQGRAYVSELWWQPGQTSRRYGPAGETRSGRVSVYDRDGRVLARWGGADPVAAGSFAAPHGIAIDSRGNVYVSEVTWTFAASRGHVPAGCHTFQKFALQV comes from the coding sequence ATGCCGACGAGCACGCTGCGCTACGAGGTGGTCGAGGGCTGGGAGCAGCTTCCGCCCGGGTACGAGCACCGCGACGTCGCGGGCGTGGCCGTGGATGGAGAGGATCGCGTCTTCCTGATCTGCCGCGGCGACCATCCGGTCATCGTCTACGACAGTGCGGGGAGGTTCCTGCGCTCCTGGGGCGAGGGCGAGTTCACCTATCGCACCCACGGCATCACCGTCGGCCCGGACGGCACGATCTACTGCAGCGACGACGGCAACCACACCGTCCGGAAGTTCACGCGCGACGGCAAGCTCCTGATGACGCTGGGGACCATGAACACGCCGTCCGACACGGGCTACGACGGCAAGGACACCCGGACCGCCAGGCGGCCGGGCGGGCCCTTCAACCGCCCGACGAATCTCGCGGTCGGGCCGAAGGGGGACCTGTACGTCTCGGACGGCTACGGCAACTGCCGCGTGCACCAGTTCTCTCCGAGCGGCGAGCTCAAGCGGTCGTGGGGCGTGCCGGGCCAGGGCCCGGGCGAGTTCTTCCTGCCGCACGGCGTCGCCGTCGCGGCCGACGGGCGCGTCTTCGTCTGCGACCGCGAGAACGACCGCATCCAGATCTTCAGCCCGGACGGCGAGTACCTCGCCGAGTGGACCGATACCCGGCGGCCGACGCACCTGGTCTTCGACGGTCAGGGACGCGCCTACGTCTCGGAGCTCTGGTGGCAGCCGGGCCAGACGTCGCGGCGCTACGGGCCCGCCGGCGAGACACGCTCGGGTCGCGTCAGCGTCTACGACCGCGACGGCCGCGTGCTCGCGCGCTGGGGCGGGGCCGATCCCGTCGCCGCCGGCAGCTTCGCCGCGCCGCACGGCATCGCGATCGATTCACGCGGCAACGTGTACGTGAGCGAGGTGACCTGGACGTTTGCGGCGAGCCGCGGGCACGTCCCCGCGGGCTGCCACACGTTCCAGAAGTTCGCGCTGCAGGTCTGA
- a CDS encoding LLM class flavin-dependent oxidoreductase, whose protein sequence is MDVGIFDHLDRRDVPLHEHYESRLRLLEKYDAAGFSAYHLAEHHATPLGTAPVPGVFLAAATQRTRRIRLGPCVYCMPLYNPVRLIEEICMLDQLSRGRFDLGVGRGIVPYEMAYFDLHHLETEEIYLETLEIVLQGLTSEVLDHRGPRYTFRNVPMVLKPFQRPHPPLWYGLGHMAGAEWAATNKVNVITNTTSDRSKPLFERYREVWQRKHGTDPMPKLGMSRQVVVASTEAKAEALARPNYAVWYANLTKLWRDFNSIPVNFAPDFDEARRRRVAIAGTPAHVREEIERQVAESGCTYFVGRMMFGNMSEADAGASIDLFAAEVMPHVTKLAPPAA, encoded by the coding sequence ATGGACGTCGGGATCTTCGATCACCTCGACCGCCGCGACGTGCCGCTCCACGAGCACTACGAGAGCCGGCTGCGCCTGCTGGAGAAATACGACGCGGCCGGGTTCAGCGCGTACCACCTGGCCGAGCATCACGCGACGCCACTCGGCACGGCGCCGGTGCCGGGGGTCTTCCTCGCCGCCGCGACCCAGCGGACGCGCCGCATCCGGCTCGGGCCGTGCGTCTACTGCATGCCGCTCTACAACCCGGTCCGGCTCATCGAAGAGATCTGCATGCTCGACCAGCTCTCGCGCGGGCGCTTCGACCTCGGGGTGGGGCGGGGGATCGTGCCCTACGAGATGGCGTACTTCGATCTCCACCACCTCGAGACCGAGGAGATCTATCTCGAAACGCTCGAGATCGTGCTCCAGGGACTCACGAGCGAGGTCCTCGACCATCGCGGGCCGCGCTACACGTTCCGGAACGTCCCGATGGTCCTCAAGCCCTTCCAGCGGCCCCATCCGCCGCTCTGGTACGGCCTCGGGCACATGGCCGGCGCCGAGTGGGCGGCGACCAACAAGGTGAACGTCATCACCAACACGACGTCGGATCGCTCGAAGCCGCTCTTCGAGCGCTACCGCGAGGTGTGGCAGCGCAAGCACGGCACGGATCCAATGCCGAAGCTCGGGATGTCGCGCCAGGTGGTCGTCGCATCCACGGAGGCGAAGGCCGAGGCGCTCGCCCGGCCGAACTACGCCGTCTGGTACGCGAACCTCACCAAGCTCTGGCGCGACTTCAACTCGATCCCGGTCAACTTCGCCCCGGACTTCGACGAGGCGCGACGGCGGCGCGTCGCCATCGCGGGCACGCCGGCGCACGTGCGCGAGGAGATCGAGCGCCAGGTCGCCGAGAGCGGCTGCACCTACTTCGTCGGCCGGATGATGTTCGGCAACATGAGCGAGGCCGATGCCGGGGCGTCGATCGACCTCTTCGCCGCCGAGGTCATGCCCCACGTCACCAAGCTCGCGCCGCCCGCCGCGTGA
- a CDS encoding LLM class flavin-dependent oxidoreductase: MRVGVLIPTRGAVMRSARRPPVEECWTMARLADQAGYDAVWVGDSVVAKPRLEPLTTLAYLAGVTTHVRLGTAVLLPALRHPVVLAHQIANVDQISRGRVVLGLGVGWSLPAAEREWAACGADHKRRVRRLEEHVEVWRMLWRGEPVTHRGDDVELTEHTIGPLPWTEAGPPVLITAGNRGELLAAQFDRFARLGDGIITTYVHAEECRLVRERAEEALARHGRARAGFPLCVYTTVRLEDDPRTAERVTREFLATYYGGGVHSRGTMGLGPADAVLAALDRYAAAGVTDLCIRFVGDDQLAQLERFTTAVLPALRV, from the coding sequence GTGCGCGTCGGCGTCCTGATCCCCACCCGCGGCGCGGTGATGCGGTCGGCGCGCCGGCCGCCCGTCGAGGAGTGCTGGACGATGGCGCGGCTCGCCGACCAGGCCGGCTACGACGCCGTGTGGGTCGGCGACAGCGTCGTGGCGAAGCCGCGGCTCGAGCCGCTGACGACCCTCGCGTACCTCGCGGGCGTCACAACGCACGTGCGGCTCGGGACGGCCGTGCTGCTGCCGGCGCTGCGCCATCCGGTCGTCCTCGCCCACCAGATCGCCAACGTGGACCAGATCTCGCGCGGCCGCGTGGTGCTCGGGCTCGGCGTCGGCTGGAGCCTGCCCGCCGCGGAGCGCGAGTGGGCGGCGTGCGGCGCCGACCACAAGCGCCGCGTCCGGCGGCTCGAGGAGCACGTCGAGGTCTGGCGGATGCTCTGGCGCGGCGAGCCGGTGACGCATCGGGGCGACGACGTGGAGCTGACCGAGCACACCATCGGGCCGCTCCCGTGGACGGAGGCGGGCCCGCCCGTCCTGATCACCGCGGGCAACCGGGGCGAGCTGCTCGCCGCCCAGTTCGACCGGTTCGCGCGGCTCGGCGACGGGATCATCACGACGTACGTCCACGCCGAGGAGTGCCGGCTCGTGCGCGAGCGCGCCGAGGAGGCGCTCGCGCGGCACGGGCGTGCGCGAGCCGGCTTCCCCCTCTGCGTCTACACGACCGTGCGGCTGGAGGACGATCCCCGCACGGCCGAGCGCGTCACCCGGGAGTTCCTCGCGACCTACTACGGCGGCGGCGTCCACTCGCGCGGCACGATGGGCCTCGGCCCGGCCGACGCGGTGCTCGCCGCGCTCGACCGCTACGCCGCTGCCGGCGTCACCGATCTCTGCATCCGGTTCGTCGGCGACGACCAGCTCGCCCAGCTCGAGCGGTTCACCACGGCCGTGCTGCCCGCCCTTCGCGTCTGA
- a CDS encoding aldo/keto reductase yields the protein MERRRLGKTDMVASILGFGGSEIGYERVSGRTVARLLGEALDAGLNVIDTAECYEDSEILIGQALGARRQEVHLFTKCGHARGWAHEDWRPAPLLASIERSLRRLGTDHLDLIQLHSCSLGELRKGDAIAALEQARQRGWARYIGYSGDGAAARYAVECGRFDTLQTSVNIADQEALELTLPLARSREMGVIAKRPLANVAWRYARKPAEPYHQTYWSRLRTLDYGFLADGGDAAVATALRFTLSVPGVHAAIVGTTKPGRWRQNAALLEAGGLPPAELEAISARWREVAGASWTGQV from the coding sequence TGGAGCGGCGACGGCTCGGCAAGACGGACATGGTGGCGAGCATCCTCGGCTTCGGCGGCTCCGAGATCGGCTACGAGCGCGTGAGCGGCCGCACGGTGGCGCGGCTCCTCGGGGAGGCACTGGACGCCGGGCTCAACGTGATCGACACGGCCGAGTGCTACGAGGACAGCGAGATCCTCATCGGCCAGGCCCTCGGCGCCCGGCGGCAGGAGGTCCACCTCTTCACCAAGTGCGGCCACGCCCGCGGCTGGGCGCACGAGGACTGGCGCCCGGCACCGCTCCTCGCCAGCATCGAGCGGAGCCTGCGACGCCTCGGGACTGACCACCTCGACCTGATCCAGCTCCACAGCTGCTCGCTCGGCGAGCTGCGGAAGGGCGACGCCATCGCCGCGCTCGAGCAGGCGCGGCAGCGGGGCTGGGCGCGCTACATCGGCTACAGCGGCGACGGCGCCGCTGCCCGGTACGCCGTCGAGTGCGGCCGCTTCGACACGCTCCAGACATCGGTCAACATCGCTGACCAGGAGGCGCTCGAGCTGACGCTGCCGCTCGCGCGCTCCCGGGAGATGGGCGTGATCGCCAAGCGGCCGCTGGCGAACGTCGCGTGGCGGTACGCGCGGAAGCCGGCCGAGCCGTACCACCAGACGTACTGGTCTCGCCTGCGGACGCTCGACTACGGCTTCCTCGCCGACGGCGGCGACGCGGCGGTCGCCACCGCCCTGCGCTTCACGCTCAGCGTGCCTGGCGTCCACGCGGCGATCGTCGGCACGACGAAGCCCGGGCGGTGGCGGCAGAACGCTGCGCTGCTCGAGGCCGGCGGGCTGCCGCCCGCCGAGCTCGAGGCGATCAGCGCGCGTTGGCGCGAGGTGGCGGGCGCGTCGTGGACCGGCCAGGTGTGA
- a CDS encoding Os1348 family NHLP clan protein yields MSRYDLNVVLYRLKKDREFRARFEADPAAALADADLTAEEREAFVHWDPRRLNELGGSLHLVLSIPGRGAH; encoded by the coding sequence GTGAGCCGCTACGACCTGAACGTCGTCCTCTACCGGTTGAAGAAGGACCGCGAGTTCCGCGCGCGGTTCGAGGCGGATCCCGCCGCCGCGCTCGCCGACGCCGACCTGACCGCCGAGGAGCGCGAGGCGTTTGTCCACTGGGACCCGCGCCGCCTCAACGAGCTGGGCGGGTCGCTGCACCTCGTGCTCTCCATCCCGGGCCGCGGCGCCCACTGA